A segment of the Mycobacterium intracellulare ATCC 13950 genome:
TGATATCGAAAGTCGTTGGATCGATGAACACCTTCGGGTCGCGGTTGGCGCCGCCGAGGAACAGTCCGACCATGTCGCCCGACGCGATGTGGGCCCCGGCGATTTCGACGTCGCAGTTCGGGGTGCGCGCGGTCATCTGAACCGGACTGGCGAACCGCAGGATCTCCTCGACCGCGGAGGGCCAAAGGTCCGGATTGTCGTGCAGCAGCGCCAACTGCTCGGGGTGCTGCAGCAACAGCACGATGCCGTTGCCGATCAGGTTCACCGTCGTCTCGAAGCCCGCGCCGACGATCAGCGCGGCGTTGGCGGTGAGTTCGCGATCGGTCAGCGAGCCGTCGGCGGCCATGCGGCCGAACGGATTGTCGCTCTTCTGGCCGGCGCGCAGTCTGTGGAGGTGCTCGAGCAGGTAATCGTCGGCGCCGCGCAGCCCGTCGATGGCGTCGCGGTAGGTCTTCCAGTCGATCCCGATATCCAGCAACGGGGAACCGCTGCGGCCCCACCCCAGCATGCGCGGATACGAATCAGGCGGCAGGTCAAGGATTTCGGCGATAATAGCGACCGGCAGTTGCATCGCGAAGTCGGCGATCAAATCGGGCGGCGGTGTGGCGGCGATGCGCTCGATCAACTCCATCGTCACTTCGGCGACCCGGGTGTCCAGTGAGTCGATCGCGCGCGGGGTGAAGCTTTGTGCCACCAGTTGCCGGTAGCGGGTGTGATCGGGCGGATTCACGATCACCATCGCGGGTGGTTCGACCGGGTTGGCCACGCCGGGGTCGGTTTTGGCGATGAGCGCCTTCAGCGGGCGGGGCAATTCCATCTCGCTGGGCGCGGTGACACCAAAGCGCTTGTCCCGCAGAATTTGTCGACACACGGCATGGTCGACACTGGCCCACACGTACGGGGAGCGCACCACGGGTCCGCGCGCCCGGATCTGCTCCATCAGGGCATAGCGGTCATCGGCCGTTCCGCTGCGCAGCAGCCGCGCCAGGGGGTCGCCGCGGCGGGCCTGAACGGCGAAGTACGCCCGCGGCACGCCGTGCATGGCCGCCCACCGGGCCCTGAGTCCGACACGCATACGGATCCCTCCCGGAACCTCAACTCCGCTTGCACCCTGCGATACAATGAGACCCTAAATGTCTCGCCTGTTCCGATCGCTACGATACGACGACCGCGACGAGCGGGCAAGGAGGGATGCGTGACCTCGACGCGAACGGCGGAGTTCGTGCGGCGACTCACCGAGCCCGATCCCGTCGTGCTTGCGCAGGTCGACAACCCCGACGAGATCACCGCCCGCATCCTGGCCGCCACCGCCGAACAGGCCGAGCTGGTGGGGATGCGCCGGACCACCATGGAAGATGTCGCGCGGCGCAGCGGCGTCGGGCGCGCCACCCTGTATCGGCGGTTCCCGACCAAGGCGGCGCTCGTCGATGCCGTCGTGCTGGCCGAGGCGCGCCGCTTCCTCGAGGGCGACGCGCAGGCCTGGGCGCGTGGCACGACACTCGAAGAGCGCATGGTCTACAGCACGCTGTTCTCGGTGACGTTCATGCGCGAACACGCCTTGCTCAAGAAGCTGCTCCGCACCGAGCCCGAAACGATTCTGCCCAGCCTGACCATCGACGCGGGCGCCATTCTCGACTTCGCCACCGCGCACGCCATGGGGCTGCTGCGCGCCGCGCTCTACGGCACGTCGAAAACCACGGCGGCTCAGGAGCGCCACCTGCGCACCGTCGCCGAACTGCACACCCGGCTGACGCTGTCATTCATCGTCACCCCGCACACCGGCATCAACCTGGCCACCATCGACGACACCCGCACCTACGTGCGCAACTACCTGATGCCGATGGTCACCGGGCCGAGCTAGTCGGCTGTCGGTGGCCTGGGGAGTCACATGGCCACTTTCGTCTCTCCGAGAGACGGCATATCTTTTGCCCACCTCCGAGCGACAAACGCGATGCGCGGCAGTGTGTTGTCGCTCGGAGGTGGGCACTTCGTATGGGCGTCCGGACCGCGGTGGCACCGGAATACCGCCCGGCGTCGCACCGGAATACCGCCCGGCGTCGCACCGGAATACCGCCCCGCGTCGGCCCCGGATCACCGGCCCCCGACGCCCCGAGCGCCGTCTAACCCCGCGGCGTGAGATGGGCGGTGACGATCGGGGTGACCCGCGCGATGAGTTCGTCCACCGGAGCGGACGCGATCGGTTCGACCTGCAGGACGTGGCGCAAGTAGGCGATGCCCAGGAGTTGGCCCATGGCCAGATCGACACGCAGTTGCGCATCCGATCCCGTCAGCAGTTTGGCCATCTGCGGATACAGCTGGCCCTGAATGAACTGACGCACCAGGGCGGCCGACTCGTCGTGGGTCGCGGCGCCCCGCAGGATCCCCAGTAGGGAAGCGCGCGAGTCCGGCTGCTCCCATGCTTCGAAGAACACCCGCGTCAGGCGCGCGCCGATTTCCTCGCGATCGCCGCCGGCGATGCGCGCGTTGACCTCGGCCGGGTCGAACGGCCACCCCATAGTGGACCGGAACAGCTCGGCCTTGCTGCCGAAATAGTGCCGGATCAGCGCCGGGTCGACGCCGGCGCCGGCGGCGATATCGCGGACCGAGGTCTTGTCGTATCCCGACTCGGCGAACAGCCGTCGAGCGGTCGCCACGATGTCGTTCCGGGTGTCGGGGTTGCCCGGGCGTCGTCCAATGGGGGGCACAATCCAGAAATTCTACAGCCGTTGACTTCCGGATGCTGCAGCGTTAGCCTGGATCCATAAATTCCCCAAGTGAGGAGTTAAGGAGATGCCAGCACCGCGATGGGTTGCCCGGGCCAACAAGATCGGCCTCAATCGGTTCACCAAGTACATCGCCCCGTGGGCGCCGGGATGGGCAATCGTCGTCCATCGCGGACGTAAATCGGGGCGCACCTTCCGCACCCCGCTGTGGGCTTTCCGCCGCCGCAACGGATTTGTGATCGCGCTGACTTACGGTCCCGAAACCGATTGGGTGCGCAACGTTCTCGCCGCGGGGGGCTGCGAACTGCAGACCCGGCGCCGGCGGTATCAGCTCGGCGCCCCGGTCGTGTTCCGCGACGAGGACGCGACCGACATGCCGGCGTTCATCCGGTTCATGCTGCGCAAGGTGATCAAGGCGCCGGAGTTCCTCCGCCTCGACATCGTGAGCCAATTAGCAACGGCGCGTTGACGATGGACCTGCCGAGCAGCCCGCTGGGGGAGCTGGATCCGCAATTCGAGAAGCTCGGACTCGAGGTGGCCGCGTTCACGTTCGGGCTGCCGGGGACGAGCGTTCGCGAAAAGCTGCTGCAGACCGTGACGCTCGACATCTGCCGCGCCCATCTGGGACTGGCCTTCCGGATGCACGTCACGGCGGCCACGATGCACGGTGTTACCTACGCCGAATTGTTGGCCGCGATCCGGTTCGTCGCCCCGTACTCGGGTTATCCCGCGGCGGCGGACGCGCTGGCCCGTCTCACCGAGATCGCGGCCGAGATCGGATTGGACACAAGCGATCTCGGCGAACAGCCGGAGCCCGGCGCGGTGAACGACGCCGCGGGGCGCCTCGATATCGCCGACGAATGGACCGCCGAATTCGTCGACTGGCAGCTGTCCCGGGCGTGGTCGGAGGACCTGTTGAGCGGGCGCGAGCGCGTCATCATGGCGCTGACCTCCGATGTCGGCCAGCAGGATATCGACGAGTCGATGCGCCGCCACGTCGAACTCGCGCTCGACGCCGGTCTCAGCGCCGACGACGTCCGTGACGTGATTCGCTTCTGCGCCGAGTACGGCATCGGGCGCGCCGCGGCCGCCCTGCGGGCGCTTGACGACGTGCTAGTCGGCTAGGGCGTCTGGCGGATTACGCGTCGCCCGAAGCGAACACGACGTCGGGGTTGAGGATCCCGGCCGGGTCGAAGCCGGCCTTGATGCGGCGCATCAGGTCCACCTTCACGGGATCCTCGAGTTCGACGAAATACGGGGCCTTGGCGCGGCCGAGTCCGTGCTCGCCGGAGATCGCTCCACCCAATTCCATTGCCAGCGCGAAGATGTCGGTCAACAGCTTCTTCCGCGTCGCGGGGTCCGGGCAGAAGATGGCCAGGTGCACGTTGCCGTCGCCGGCGTGCCCGCAGCCCGCCGCGGCGCCGCCGGCCCCCGTCGCCAATTCGCGCGCGGCGGACAGGAACTTCGGCATCGCGCCGCGCGGCACGACGGCGTCGATGAGGTCGTCGGCGTTGAGCGCCTTGAGCGTCCAAAACGCCTTCTCGCGGGCCTCGATCAGCTTGCGCGCCGCGCCGCCGTCGAGCACATAGGCGTCGACGGCACCCAGCTCGGCGAGCAGCTCACCTGTCGTCTCGACATCCTCGTCCAGCCGATCCACGGTCCGGTTCTCAAGCGCCACAACGAGATAGGCCTGGCAGCTGTCGCGGACGTCGTCGGGAACACCGAGCTCCAGGTTCTGGGTATGGACCAGCGCGGCCATCGTCACGTTGTCGATGTATTCCAGGATGTAGGGCGCCAGGCCGCTGGCGAGGATCTTCGGCACCGCCTGCATGACCTGGTCGAAGTCGGCGAACGGCGCGAGCACGGTGGCGCTGTGGTCCAGGCGCGGATGCAGCTTGACGATCACCTCGGTGGCCAGCGCCAGGGTGCCCTCGGAGCCGACGATGAGCTGGGTCAGGTCGTAGCCGGTGGAGACCTTGGCGATCTTGCCGCCGGTGCGGATGATCTCCCCGGTGGGCAGCGCCGCCTGCAAGCCGAGCACGTTGTGGCGGGCGATGCCGTACTTGACCGCGCGCATGCCGCCGGCGTTGGTGCCGACGTTGCCGCCGACGCTGGAGGACAGCTCGCCGGGGTGGACCATGTACCGCAGCCCCGTGCCGGCGGTCGCGGCGTCCAGTGCGGTGAGCGTCACGCCGGGCTGGACGACGGCGACCTGGTTGGTGACGTCGACCTCGAGCACGGCGTTCATGCGCTCGAACGAGATCAGCAGGCCGTCGGCGCGGGGGATCGCCGCGCCCGACAGGCCGGTTCCCGAGCCGCGGGCCGTCACCGGCACGTGGTTTTCCGTGGCGGCCTTGAGCAGTTGTGCCACCTCGTCGGCGGTCGCGGGCTTGGCCAGGTACGCGGGTCGTTGCGGGCGCTTGGTCAGCACCTCGTCGTGTGCGTAGTCGTCGGAGATGGCGTCGCCCGTTAGGATGTGGTGCGCGCCGACGATCGTCGCGAACCGCGTTGTCATGTCGGTCATCGAAGGCCCACCTTCTCCCGTCGGACAGCCACTCACTGTATCGGGGTGTGGGGGACGGCGGCGCACCGTAGTTGCGGGCGGCGCTGCTGTGCGGTTGCGACACGCGTGAGCCTGCGCACGTTATGTCGACGCCCGATTCGGGAACACGCGGGCTGGACTGTCTTCGACGTTGCGAAAGGATTGCACAGTGGCCTCCTCGTCCCGCGGTTCGCGGCTCGGTACCCGGTTCGGGCCGTACGAGCTGCGATCACTGATCGGCGCCGGGGGACTGGGCGAGGTCTATCGGGCCTACGACACGGTTAAGGACCGGATGGTCGCGCTCAAGCTATTACGTGGCGAGACGGCAGCGGACCCTGGCTTCCAGCAACGACTTTGGCGCGAATGCCGCAAGGTGACGCGCCTGCAGGAGCCCCACGTCCTGCCGCTGCATGACTTCGGCGAGATTGACGGGGTGCCGTTCATCGATATGCACCTGGTTGACGACGGGGGCAGCCTCAAGGACCTGCTGCGCGAGCAGGGCGCGCTGGAGCCCTCGCGCGCGGCATCGATCACTGCCCAGGTGGCGCGCGCGTTGGACGCCGCCCACGCCGCCGGGCTGGTGCACCTCGACGTCAAACCCGAAAACATCCTGCTCACCCACGACCACTTCACCTACCTGGCCGACTTCGGCATCGCCGAAGCCGCCGGGGACGAGTCCCTTTCGCGGACCTACATGGCGCCCGAGCGATTCACCACCGGACGCATCGGGTCGCAGACCGACGTCTACTCCTTGGCATGTGTGCTCTACGAGTGCCTCACCGGGCAGCCGCCCTTCGAGACCGAGGACGCCGGGGAGCTGAAGAGCGCGCACCTGCTGTCGCCGGCGCCGAGGCCCAGCATCATGCGCCGCGGCGTCGGCCGGGACTACGACGACATCATCACCCGCGGCATGGCCAAACAGCGCACGGCGCGATTTGACTCGGCCGGTTCACTGGCCCGGGCCGCCAGCGAAGCGGTGTTCGCGGCGTACGAGCCGGTTTCCGTTGGGGCCGGCCAGCTCCCGCTTCCGCGCACCCGTCCGTTCCCGGCGGTCGCGCTTCCGGATACCGGCCCGGGCGACGACGCACCCGAGCCGCCCCCTGCGTCGCCGCGGCCGGCGCGCCGGCTGATGGTAGGCCACGCGCCGCTCGTGGTGACCGCGGTGGCAACGGTCCTGCTGATCGTCGGCCTGGTGTTGTCGGTGAAATCCGTTGTCGGCACGCATCACAACAATTCGGCCTCCCCGGGGCCGTCGTCAGCGCGAGCGGCTGCACCTCCCGCGCCGTCGAGCTCACCGCCGCCGCTGACGCCGACGTTGTCGCGTCCGGTGAAGGGCGCCGACGGGCTGGGGTTCGTCGGCGAGACGGCCCGCTGCGACCCCGGCAACCCGCCGGCCGCCGTGGTGCGCACGGCCAAGTCGCTGGCGGTGGTGTGTCAAAACCTCAGCGGGACTTACTATTATCGCGGCGAGCGGATCCGCGATGGCGCCCACATCGAGCTTTCCAACGCCAAGCCCGTCGAGGACGGATTCGACGTCACCAATCCGGTCGACGGCGTCGTCTACGAGGTCCGCCCGCACCGGCTGCGGATCATTAGCTACGGGCACGTCGATTCGTCGGAACCCGTCCTGCAGTACGCGACGGCGTCGTAATCACTGGGAAGGCAACGTCTTCGGCATACCCGGCCATGCCAACGCGGCGGAAGCCACATGTCTTTCGAACGCGCTAGCGGATGTGATAGCGGATTGCGCACGATCCAGGTGCAAGCACGGCCGAAAGCATTGGTTGCCAACGGCTTTGCTTGAGCCGCGGTA
Coding sequences within it:
- a CDS encoding nitroreductase family deazaflavin-dependent oxidoreductase yields the protein MPAPRWVARANKIGLNRFTKYIAPWAPGWAIVVHRGRKSGRTFRTPLWAFRRRNGFVIALTYGPETDWVRNVLAAGGCELQTRRRRYQLGAPVVFRDEDATDMPAFIRFMLRKVIKAPEFLRLDIVSQLATAR
- a CDS encoding FAD-binding oxidoreductase — translated: MTDMTTRFATIVGAHHILTGDAISDDYAHDEVLTKRPQRPAYLAKPATADEVAQLLKAATENHVPVTARGSGTGLSGAAIPRADGLLISFERMNAVLEVDVTNQVAVVQPGVTLTALDAATAGTGLRYMVHPGELSSSVGGNVGTNAGGMRAVKYGIARHNVLGLQAALPTGEIIRTGGKIAKVSTGYDLTQLIVGSEGTLALATEVIVKLHPRLDHSATVLAPFADFDQVMQAVPKILASGLAPYILEYIDNVTMAALVHTQNLELGVPDDVRDSCQAYLVVALENRTVDRLDEDVETTGELLAELGAVDAYVLDGGAARKLIEAREKAFWTLKALNADDLIDAVVPRGAMPKFLSAARELATGAGGAAAGCGHAGDGNVHLAIFCPDPATRKKLLTDIFALAMELGGAISGEHGLGRAKAPYFVELEDPVKVDLMRRIKAGFDPAGILNPDVVFASGDA
- a CDS encoding serine/threonine-protein kinase, with translation MASSSRGSRLGTRFGPYELRSLIGAGGLGEVYRAYDTVKDRMVALKLLRGETAADPGFQQRLWRECRKVTRLQEPHVLPLHDFGEIDGVPFIDMHLVDDGGSLKDLLREQGALEPSRAASITAQVARALDAAHAAGLVHLDVKPENILLTHDHFTYLADFGIAEAAGDESLSRTYMAPERFTTGRIGSQTDVYSLACVLYECLTGQPPFETEDAGELKSAHLLSPAPRPSIMRRGVGRDYDDIITRGMAKQRTARFDSAGSLARAASEAVFAAYEPVSVGAGQLPLPRTRPFPAVALPDTGPGDDAPEPPPASPRPARRLMVGHAPLVVTAVATVLLIVGLVLSVKSVVGTHHNNSASPGPSSARAAAPPAPSSSPPPLTPTLSRPVKGADGLGFVGETARCDPGNPPAAVVRTAKSLAVVCQNLSGTYYYRGERIRDGAHIELSNAKPVEDGFDVTNPVDGVVYEVRPHRLRIISYGHVDSSEPVLQYATAS
- a CDS encoding carboxymuconolactone decarboxylase family protein; this translates as MDLPSSPLGELDPQFEKLGLEVAAFTFGLPGTSVREKLLQTVTLDICRAHLGLAFRMHVTAATMHGVTYAELLAAIRFVAPYSGYPAAADALARLTEIAAEIGLDTSDLGEQPEPGAVNDAAGRLDIADEWTAEFVDWQLSRAWSEDLLSGRERVIMALTSDVGQQDIDESMRRHVELALDAGLSADDVRDVIRFCAEYGIGRAAAALRALDDVLVG
- a CDS encoding TetR/AcrR family transcriptional regulator, whose amino-acid sequence is MTSTRTAEFVRRLTEPDPVVLAQVDNPDEITARILAATAEQAELVGMRRTTMEDVARRSGVGRATLYRRFPTKAALVDAVVLAEARRFLEGDAQAWARGTTLEERMVYSTLFSVTFMREHALLKKLLRTEPETILPSLTIDAGAILDFATAHAMGLLRAALYGTSKTTAAQERHLRTVAELHTRLTLSFIVTPHTGINLATIDDTRTYVRNYLMPMVTGPS
- a CDS encoding TetR/AcrR family transcriptional regulator, which codes for MPPIGRRPGNPDTRNDIVATARRLFAESGYDKTSVRDIAAGAGVDPALIRHYFGSKAELFRSTMGWPFDPAEVNARIAGGDREEIGARLTRVFFEAWEQPDSRASLLGILRGAATHDESAALVRQFIQGQLYPQMAKLLTGSDAQLRVDLAMGQLLGIAYLRHVLQVEPIASAPVDELIARVTPIVTAHLTPRG
- a CDS encoding cytochrome P450 produces the protein MRVGLRARWAAMHGVPRAYFAVQARRGDPLARLLRSGTADDRYALMEQIRARGPVVRSPYVWASVDHAVCRQILRDKRFGVTAPSEMELPRPLKALIAKTDPGVANPVEPPAMVIVNPPDHTRYRQLVAQSFTPRAIDSLDTRVAEVTMELIERIAATPPPDLIADFAMQLPVAIIAEILDLPPDSYPRMLGWGRSGSPLLDIGIDWKTYRDAIDGLRGADDYLLEHLHRLRAGQKSDNPFGRMAADGSLTDRELTANAALIVGAGFETTVNLIGNGIVLLLQHPEQLALLHDNPDLWPSAVEEILRFASPVQMTARTPNCDVEIAGAHIASGDMVGLFLGGANRDPKVFIDPTTFDITRANARDHLAFASGIHACLGAALARIEGTTALRALFESFPDLRLTAPPQPRRLINLHGYTRLPAQLGGRRTTSAKLPV